A single window of Amphiura filiformis chromosome 17, Afil_fr2py, whole genome shotgun sequence DNA harbors:
- the LOC140137305 gene encoding uncharacterized protein has product MKKLQQMRSEYQKPDTHKKILQKKQSDYQQPKTRMKKLQQMRSKYQKPETHKKILQKKQSDYQQPKTRMKKLQQMRSKYQKPETHTKILQKKQSDYQQPKTRMKKLQQMRSKYQKPETHTKILQKKQSEYQNPETRAQKLDSMRQNYKKPANKSKQITNVMQKRSAARANIHQVIRNFKRQCMTQKPTYTCIICKRLWFRTQVLPFKKTKYPRESLLQAMLPNTTFSELPEDAWICKTCNENIKKGILPRLAEANKLALAPQPPELSQLNTLERHLISPVIPFMKLIPLIKGCQKGIHGQVVCVKADIDKTAKSLPRLPNDESLIRVKLKRKLDYKGHHLYQHVTPAKVRSALNILKDINPIFEEIEIDHNDELERTNDPIVATNTINELLPDNEEDSSHSESAYNADTEAETDTEDNHTDDSILCLAPAEGNRPLGVLNMEAESFPVQFPNGQNTYNEERKPKVSPCRYFNARLFSSDNRFASDPQYIFFAQYATELNQIMSKISIAMRQGHTKTTNGRDITPPMLTNPAQVKQLLHRDDGYRYMAQIRGTPAYWERTLKDLFAMIRQIGIPTWFVTFSAADRRWCEIDNAIRELHGKPPMTSEEHKNMTWDEHCENIMKDPVCATRMFQQRVLNLITQVIQSEAKPIGKVVDYFYRTEFQQRGWPHIHMLAWVEDAPKLDQDNDKKLVEFIDEYVACNLPPESDPELHEIVTSVQTHSKNHTKSCRKTGKICRFNFPKPPTERTLICRPNLPDESQSSVETTKEKLKEVWNVLSDPETEFNSTTQLLNAANISQKELEESLELLSKSTTVYLKRKPNDVWINNYNPHLLRAWNGNMDIQYVLDAYSCTMYIVSYISKAEREMGDLLKNASKEAREGNSEAITELQKLGSVYLTHREVPVMECIYRVCSMPLKKSTRKVIFIQTDPNGQRISLPLESLKICLKMTKYHMQSKKHDDNDSTNEYELQDDLGVLKERKQRPAIIRYPKVQLKKDPERYYMNIIRLYLPHRDIRLKPAQFETYQSYYMTGSVDTKNGRKSVREIVTENMAQYETANEQLDEAWQAMQEAGNLQDAWAALAPQAEQQRLDDLQNKNRLDSDDEFDQIEIPELQPNIAHASNQATYPMSVETCIPGLTNDQITAMLRTLNDKQQQLFKHVHQWCIKKANGENPEPFRIFLSGGAGTGKSHVIKCIRYHAQKLFAPLTESPDDTTVLVVAHMGTAAFNIEGQTICSTFNYSTQAPNNYRPLCEDTLNTLRSKLQHVQILIIDEISMVSKKQLRYIHPW; this is encoded by the exons ATGAAGAAGCTGCAACAAATGCGGTCCGAGTATCAAAAACCAGACACACACAAGAAGATTCTGCAGAAAAAGCAGTCTGACTACCAACAACCAAAAACAAGAATGAAAAAGCTGCAACAAATGCGGTCCAAGTATCAAAAACCAGAAACGCACAAGAAGATTCTGCAGAAAAAGCAGTCTGACTACCAACAACCAAAAACAAGAATGAAAAAGCTGCAACAAATGCGGTCCAAGTATCAAAAACCAGAAACACACACGAAGATTCTGCAGAAAAAGCAGTCTGACTACCAACAACCAAAAACAAGAATGAAAAAGCTGCAACAAATGCGGTCCAAGTATCAAAAACCAGAAACACACACGAAGATTCTGCAGAAAAAGCAGTCTGAATACCAAAATCCTGAGACAAGAGCACAAAAACTTGACAGTATGCGTCAGAATTATAAAAAACCAGCAAATAAATCCAAACAAATCACTAATGTAATGCAGAAGAGATCTGCTGCAAGAGCAAATATCCATCAAGTTATCAGAAATTTCAAACGCCAATGTATGACACAAAAACCCACTTATACTTGCATTATATGCAAACGCCTGTGGTTTAGAACTCAGGTTTTGCCTTTCAAGAAAACTAAATATCCCAGAGAAAGTCTGCTTCAAGCAATGCTACCCAATACTACATTTTCAGAATTGCCTGAAGATGCATGGATTTGTAAAACATGTAATGAGAACATCAAGAAAGGTATTCTGCCACGTTTAGCAGAAGCAAACAAGCTAGCACTGGCACCACAACCTCCAGAACTATCTCAATTAAATACACTGGAAAGACACTTAATATCTCCTGTGATTCCCTTCATGAAATTAATCCCTTTGATTAAGGGATGTCAGAAGGGGATCCATGGTCAAGTTGTATGTGTGAAAGCTGACATTGACAAAACAGCCAAATCACTTCCAAGACTTCCTAATGATGAATCTCTGATAAGAGTCAAATTGAAGCGCAAATTGGATTACAAAGGCCACCACTTGTATCAACATGTTACTCCTGCCAAAGTAAGATCAGCACTCAATATCCTTAAAGACATCAATCCTATCTTTGAGGAGATAGAAATTGATCATAATGATGAACTAGAAAGAACTAATGATCCAATAGTAGCAACTAATACAATCAATGAATTACTTCCAGACAATGAGGAAGACTCATCTCACTCAGAATCTGCATATAATGCTGATACAGAAGCTGAAACAGACACTGAAGACA ATCACACTGATGACTCAATACTGTGTCTTGCGCCTGCAGAAGGCAATAGACCTCTTGGAGTACTGAATATGGAAGCTGAATCGTTTCCCGTACAATTTCCAAATGGACAAAACACTTACAATGAAGAAAGAAAGCCAAAAGTTTCACCTTGTAGATACTTCAATGCAAGGCTGTTTTCTAGCGATAACCGCTTTGCAAGTGATCCACAATATATATTCTTTGCTCAATATGCAACAGAACTGAATCAGATAATGTCTAAAATCTCTATAGCAATGAGACAAGGACACACAAAGACTACCAATGGCAGAGATATCACACCACCTATGCTGACAAACCCAGCACAAGTGAAGCAATTATTACACAGAGATGACGGCTATCGATATATGGCTCAAATAAGGGGCACCCCAGCTTACTGGGAGAGAACCCTCAAAGATCTATTTGCAATGATACGCCAAATTGGAATACCAACTTGGTTTGTCACTTTCAGTGCTGCCGATCGAAGGTGGTGTGAAATTGACAATGCCATCCGTGAATTACACGGCAAACCACCAATGACATCTGAAGAACACAAAAATATGACCTGGGATGAACACTGCGAAAACATAATGAAAGATCCTGTATGTGCTACCAGGATGTTTCAGCAAAGAGTCCTAAACCTGATCACACAAGTAATCCAATCTGAAGCTAAACCAATTGGCAAAGTAGTAGATTATTTCTACCGTACTGAATTCCAACAGAGAGGCTGGCCTCACATCCACATGCTGGCATGGGTGGAGGATGCTCCCAAATTAGACCAAGATAATGATAAAAAACTGGTAGAATTCATCGACGAATACGTCGCATGTAATTTACCTCCTGAAAGTGATCCAGAGCTTCATGAAATTGTAACCAGTGTACAAACTCACAGCAAAAATCACACTAAATCATGCAGGAAAACTGGCAAAATATGCCGATTTAACTTTCCCAAGCCACCAACTGAACGGACATTGATTTGCAGACCAAATCTTCCTGATGAATCCCAAAGTTCTGTAGAAACAACCAAAGAAAAACTCAAGGAAGTCTGGAATGTTCTTTCAGACCCTGAAACTGAATTTAACAGCACTACTCAACTCCTCAATGCAGCAAATATCTCGCAGAAAGAACTGGAAGAATCTCTTGAGTTACTTTCTAAATCAACAACTGTGTACCTAAAACGAAAGCCTAATGATGTCTGGATTAACAACTATAACCCACATCTATTACGTGCATGGAATggcaatatggatatccaatatgTTTTGGATGCTTACAGTTGCACAATGTACATTGTGTCTTATATTAGCAAAGCAGAACGTGAAATGGGCGATCTGCTCAAAAATGCATCAAAAGAAGCTAGAGAAGGAAACAGTGAGGCAATCACTGAACTTCAAAAGCTCGGAAGTGTGTACTTGACACATCGAGAAGTACCAGTCATGGAATGCATCTACAGAGTCTGTAGTATGCCTCTGAAAAAATCCACAAGAAAAGTCATATTTATCCAAACAGATCCAAATGGACAAAGAATCTCACTGCCACTGGAAAGTCTGAAAATATGTCTGAAAATGACCAA ATATCATATGCAATCAAAGAAACATGATGATAATGACAGCACAAACGAATATGAACTACAGGATGATCTAGGTGTTCTTAAGGAACGCAAACAGAGACCTGCCATTATTCGCTATCCAAAGGTACAATTGAAAAAGGACCCAGAGAGGTACTATATGAATATCATAAGACTATACTTGCCACACCGTGATATCAGGCTCAAGCCTGCTCAATTTGAGACCTATCAGTCATATTATATGACTGGTAGCGTAGATACAAAGAATGGCAGAAAATCTGTCCGTGAAATTGTCACTGAAAACATGGCACAATATGAAACTGCAAATGAGCAACTCGATGAAGCCTGGCAAGCCATGCAAGAAGCAGGAAACTTGCAAGATGCATGGGCTGCTTTGGCACCACAAGCAGAACAACAACGTCTTGATGATCTCCAAAACAAGAATCGCCTAGATTCTGATGATGAGTTTGATCAAATAGAAATTCCAGAATTGCAGCCAAACATAGCACATGCTTCAAATCAAGCCACATACCCAATGTCTGTGGAGACCTGTATTCCAGGGCTCACAAATGATCAAATCACAGCCATGCTTAGAACTCTCAATGACAAACAGCAGCAATTGTTCAAACATGTACACCAGTGGTGTATCAAGAAAGCAAACGGCGAAAATCCAGAACCTTTTCGTATATTCCTCTCCGGAGGAGCAGGTACTGGCAAATCACACGTCATCAAATGTATAAGATATCATGCTCAAAAGCTTTTTGCACCACTCACTGAATCACCTGATGATACAACAGTGCTAGTTGTCGCACACATGGGCACTGCTGCCTTCAACATAGAAGGACAAACAATATGTTCAACCTTCAATTACAGTACACAAGCTCCAAATAACTACAGACCTCTGTGCGAAGACACACTAAACACACTAAGATCTAAACTTCAACACGTTCAAATTCTCATCATAGATGAGATCTCAATGGTCAGTAAGAAACAACTCAGGTACATACATCCATGGTAG